The proteins below come from a single Streptomyces sp. B3I8 genomic window:
- the drmC gene encoding DISARM system phospholipase D-like protein DrmC produces the protein MSEADAPRRLGQLLTGTEAKGIADRLADGDTLTAALKVVAVGQRAEVRRLLEAVASGTGTRHQQVLALRAIEGARALPTTLSPLWTMPGHLVQSGPLTTSVTRLVDSARHAITCSTFNFQPTSALWKSLREAAQRDDIAVRVYMDARAADGVGQQRSPTTAEVAAHLAPAEVWRTKQFDGTYVRNHAKFLAIDHHLLLVTSANFSWSAENNNVEFGVLIDNPNLTEAVERELREAEGALYERIS, from the coding sequence ATGAGTGAGGCGGACGCGCCACGACGCCTTGGCCAACTGCTCACCGGGACCGAGGCCAAAGGCATAGCGGACCGGCTTGCCGACGGTGACACCCTCACCGCGGCGCTCAAGGTCGTCGCGGTCGGCCAGCGGGCAGAGGTCCGACGCCTTCTGGAGGCGGTTGCCAGCGGCACCGGGACAAGGCACCAACAGGTCCTGGCCCTGCGCGCAATCGAGGGGGCACGGGCTCTGCCGACCACGTTGTCGCCGCTCTGGACCATGCCCGGACACCTCGTCCAGAGCGGGCCGCTCACCACCTCGGTGACCCGCCTCGTGGACAGCGCACGCCACGCAATCACATGCTCAACCTTCAACTTCCAGCCGACTTCAGCGCTTTGGAAGTCATTACGAGAAGCCGCACAGCGTGACGACATCGCCGTCCGCGTCTATATGGACGCGCGGGCCGCGGACGGCGTCGGACAGCAACGGTCCCCGACGACTGCAGAAGTCGCTGCGCACCTAGCGCCGGCCGAAGTCTGGCGAACCAAGCAGTTCGACGGCACATACGTCCGCAACCACGCCAAGTTCCTTGCCATCGATCACCATCTTCTCCTGGTGACCAGCGCGAACTTCTCCTGGAGCGCGGAGAACAACAACGTCGAGTTCGGCGTCCTCATCGACAACCCGAACCTCACCGAAGCCGTCGAGCGCGAGCTGCGCGAGGCGGAGGGCGCCCTGTACGAACGGATTTCCTGA